In the genome of Halobacterium noricense, one region contains:
- a CDS encoding carbon starvation CstA family protein, whose protein sequence is MTQVIWIVAAVLVTFSVGYVGYSKYLSRFVDLDNSRDTPAHKYEDGQEYVPAKKPVLLGHHFSSIAGGAPIVGPITAGAIWGWVPALAWVAVGNPLMGAVHDFISLSGSMRHEGKSIGYIIGEYVGERGKNMLLWFAFITIILVVAVFALVVGIVLNAYPSAATASFVYIALAVLFGVYLYQLDGPFIPGTIVFVAGVFAGVWLGIQYPFAFFELAGDAAHPASTFILFEGTGSWVPGAGALGGNTAAWVPVILLYAALASALPVWVLLQPRDYLSSFLLYAGVGGALVAIVVGTFLGTSSQPLVISESIEPFTGFLGVESVSPYPLFPLLFVTIACGTISGFHSLVSSGTTAKQLNKESDARLIGYGGMLGEGLLAAVALSTLAIAGIASDAAAGGIGGALPNFAAGGGVILTSLGIPASYGGPFMALVLVSFLLTSTDTAARLGRYMMEEIVGTQGSGTDTGFSGGIGSFARGRYTNPVVQCGIAYVLVISGEWATLWGLFGGANQLLAALALLTGTVWLANWDESKQLVSTGVPMAIMVVITVLGLSWLAFYENLYVNLIQGGATGLGGQVSAAVQMVLAVVLIYLALSLVRIGYDNISSVRGGREPAAEPSDD, encoded by the coding sequence ATGACACAGGTAATATGGATTGTGGCAGCGGTCTTGGTCACGTTCTCGGTGGGGTACGTGGGGTACTCGAAGTACCTCTCCCGATTCGTCGACCTCGACAACTCACGTGACACGCCCGCCCACAAGTACGAAGACGGCCAGGAGTACGTTCCGGCGAAGAAACCAGTACTGCTCGGACACCACTTCTCCAGCATCGCGGGCGGCGCGCCCATCGTCGGCCCGATTACGGCCGGCGCTATCTGGGGATGGGTGCCCGCACTCGCGTGGGTCGCCGTCGGCAACCCGCTGATGGGGGCCGTCCACGACTTCATCTCGCTGTCCGGCTCGATGCGACACGAGGGGAAGTCCATCGGCTACATCATCGGCGAGTACGTCGGCGAACGCGGGAAGAACATGCTGCTGTGGTTCGCGTTCATCACCATCATCCTCGTCGTCGCGGTGTTCGCGCTCGTCGTGGGTATCGTGCTGAACGCGTACCCGTCGGCAGCGACCGCGAGCTTCGTGTACATCGCGCTCGCGGTGCTGTTCGGCGTCTACCTCTACCAGCTCGACGGCCCGTTCATCCCGGGGACCATCGTGTTCGTCGCCGGCGTGTTCGCGGGCGTCTGGCTCGGTATCCAGTACCCGTTCGCGTTCTTCGAGCTGGCAGGTGACGCAGCACACCCCGCGAGCACGTTCATCCTCTTCGAGGGAACGGGCTCGTGGGTGCCCGGTGCCGGCGCGCTCGGCGGCAACACCGCCGCCTGGGTGCCGGTGATTCTGCTGTACGCCGCGCTCGCCAGCGCGCTCCCGGTCTGGGTGCTGCTCCAGCCGCGCGACTACCTCTCGTCGTTCCTGCTGTACGCGGGTGTCGGCGGCGCGCTCGTCGCTATCGTCGTCGGCACGTTCCTCGGCACGTCCAGCCAGCCGCTGGTCATCTCCGAGAGCATCGAGCCGTTCACCGGCTTCCTCGGAGTCGAGAGCGTCTCGCCGTATCCGTTGTTCCCGCTGCTGTTCGTCACCATCGCGTGCGGGACCATCAGTGGCTTCCACTCGCTGGTCTCCTCCGGGACGACCGCCAAGCAGCTGAACAAGGAGAGCGACGCGCGCCTCATCGGCTACGGCGGCATGCTCGGTGAAGGCCTGCTCGCCGCAGTCGCGCTGTCCACGCTCGCCATCGCCGGCATCGCCTCGGACGCGGCCGCCGGCGGCATCGGCGGCGCGCTCCCGAACTTCGCTGCAGGTGGCGGCGTCATCCTCACGAGCCTCGGCATCCCCGCCAGCTACGGTGGGCCGTTCATGGCGCTCGTGCTCGTGAGCTTCCTGCTCACGTCCACCGACACGGCCGCGCGCCTCGGCCGCTACATGATGGAGGAAATCGTCGGGACGCAGGGCAGCGGCACGGACACCGGCTTCTCGGGCGGTATCGGTTCGTTCGCCCGCGGTCGGTACACGAACCCCGTCGTGCAGTGCGGTATCGCGTACGTGCTGGTCATCTCCGGCGAGTGGGCGACCCTCTGGGGCCTGTTCGGCGGCGCCAACCAGCTGCTCGCCGCGCTCGCGCTGCTCACCGGGACGGTGTGGCTCGCCAACTGGGACGAGTCCAAGCAGCTCGTCAGCACGGGCGTGCCGATGGCCATCATGGTCGTCATCACCGTCCTCGGGCTCTCGTGGCTGGCGTTCTACGAGAACCTCTACGTGAACCTGATTCAGGGCGGCGCGACCGGCCTCGGCGGTCAGGTTTCGGCGGCGGTTCAGATGGTGCTCGCGGTCGTGCTCATCTACCTCGCGCTGTCGCTGGTGCGCATCGGCTACGACAACATCTCCAGCGTGCGCGGTGGCCGCGAGCCCGCAGCGGAACCGAGCGACGACTAA
- a CDS encoding cupin domain-containing protein produces MGYRIVDPDDVEVPEGRPCEYRSLTDAGDLDEMAMNLFRADPGEQVPLAYHYHETQEEAFFVLSGTLYVETPEQTYEVPEGHLFTVGPESPQRAHNPEDAEERVELLAVGAPPAPDDAVAYDPSEDD; encoded by the coding sequence ATGGGTTACCGAATCGTCGACCCCGACGACGTCGAAGTACCGGAGGGACGGCCGTGCGAGTACCGCTCGCTGACCGACGCGGGCGACCTCGACGAGATGGCGATGAACCTGTTCCGCGCCGACCCCGGCGAGCAGGTGCCGCTGGCGTACCACTACCACGAGACCCAAGAGGAGGCGTTCTTCGTGCTCTCGGGCACGCTGTACGTGGAGACCCCCGAACAGACCTACGAGGTGCCGGAGGGCCACCTGTTCACGGTCGGCCCGGAGAGTCCGCAGCGCGCGCACAACCCCGAGGACGCCGAGGAGCGCGTCGAACTGCTGGCGGTGGGGGCGCCGCCGGCCCCCGACGACGCGGTCGCGTACGACCCCAGCGAGGATGACTGA
- a CDS encoding DUF5793 family protein, producing the protein MRRDYFELDVANVDWVDEEGDPEKPNVTIEFTGAAAELEDRLTDRDGERLDAEETDATFRLTDDVDDPDAGGVVAVTNRITGEFVLELNQDADDVLQFVRAARRYGEATGDDGQYRVEILVDGEQLVVYEKSTFLVYSEDGDLLRSHSLIPSGIEL; encoded by the coding sequence ATGCGCCGGGATTACTTCGAACTGGACGTCGCGAACGTCGACTGGGTCGACGAGGAGGGTGACCCCGAGAAGCCGAACGTCACCATCGAGTTCACGGGCGCAGCCGCGGAACTCGAAGACCGACTCACGGACCGGGACGGCGAACGCCTCGACGCCGAGGAGACGGACGCCACGTTCCGGTTGACCGACGACGTCGACGACCCGGACGCCGGGGGCGTCGTCGCCGTCACGAACCGCATCACCGGGGAGTTCGTCCTCGAACTCAACCAGGACGCCGACGACGTCCTGCAGTTCGTACGGGCGGCACGCCGGTACGGCGAGGCGACTGGCGACGACGGCCAGTACCGCGTCGAGATTCTCGTCGACGGCGAGCAACTGGTCGTCTACGAGAAGTCGACGTTCCTCGTCTACAGCGAGGACGGCGACCTGCTGCGCAGCCACAGTCTCATCCCGAGCGGCATCGAACTCTGA
- a CDS encoding phosphohexomutase domain-containing protein: MNLFGTAGIRGNAVADVTPELAVAVGAAAGADARGDDEAFVVARDGRETGPALAAAMSAGLQAGGMRVLDAGVLPTPALAYASQGRRGVQLTASHNPPEDNGIKLFVDGSEYDRERELAIEDRVESDPEYASWAEWGEPESIDVLPDYREAVADYASEHGAPLDGLTVAVDCGNGVAGLATPQVLRELGAHVVTLNANVDGHFPGRPSKPTPETIGDLMEFVADGDASFGIAHDGDADRIVVVDGDGEVVHEDTVLAILAEHYTRASDAADPVVVTTPNASARIDERVGEAGGRVERVRLGALHEGIASARADGGDVVFAAEPWKHVHTAFGGWIDGVASAAVLSRLVADAAGLAALREPVTERPYRKVSVECPDDAKAAVMAQLAEDLPAEFPDADVDTEYGVRLAFPDASWTLVRPSGTEPYVRVYAESDDVDDLVESVVAVVEDAVAAA, from the coding sequence ATGAACCTCTTCGGCACGGCAGGGATTCGAGGGAACGCGGTCGCCGACGTGACCCCGGAGTTGGCGGTCGCGGTCGGGGCCGCGGCCGGCGCGGACGCTCGCGGCGACGACGAGGCGTTCGTGGTCGCCAGGGACGGCCGCGAGACGGGGCCGGCGCTAGCGGCGGCGATGAGCGCGGGCCTGCAGGCAGGCGGGATGCGCGTGCTGGACGCGGGCGTGCTGCCGACGCCGGCGCTGGCGTACGCCTCGCAGGGCCGCCGCGGCGTCCAGTTGACCGCGAGCCACAACCCGCCGGAGGACAACGGCATCAAACTGTTCGTGGACGGCTCCGAGTACGACCGCGAGCGCGAGCTCGCCATCGAGGACCGCGTGGAGAGCGACCCCGAGTACGCGTCGTGGGCGGAGTGGGGCGAGCCCGAGTCCATCGACGTGCTCCCGGACTACCGCGAGGCGGTCGCCGACTACGCCAGCGAGCACGGCGCGCCCCTCGACGGGCTGACGGTCGCCGTAGACTGCGGGAATGGCGTCGCGGGGCTGGCGACGCCGCAGGTGCTGCGGGAACTCGGCGCGCACGTCGTCACGCTGAACGCGAACGTCGACGGCCATTTCCCCGGTCGCCCGAGCAAACCGACGCCGGAGACCATCGGCGACCTGATGGAGTTCGTGGCGGACGGCGACGCTTCGTTTGGCATCGCGCACGACGGCGACGCCGACCGCATCGTCGTCGTGGACGGCGATGGCGAGGTCGTCCACGAGGACACCGTACTCGCGATTCTCGCGGAGCACTACACGCGCGCCAGCGACGCCGCCGACCCGGTCGTCGTCACGACGCCGAACGCCTCCGCGCGCATCGACGAGCGCGTCGGCGAAGCGGGCGGGCGCGTCGAACGCGTTCGCCTCGGCGCGCTCCACGAGGGCATCGCGTCGGCCCGCGCGGACGGCGGCGACGTCGTCTTCGCCGCGGAGCCGTGGAAGCACGTCCACACCGCGTTCGGCGGCTGGATAGACGGCGTCGCGTCGGCGGCCGTGCTCAGCCGGCTGGTCGCGGACGCGGCCGGCCTCGCGGCGCTGCGCGAGCCCGTGACCGAGCGCCCGTACCGGAAAGTCAGCGTCGAGTGCCCGGACGACGCCAAGGCGGCGGTGATGGCCCAACTTGCCGAGGACCTGCCCGCCGAGTTCCCGGACGCCGACGTCGACACGGAGTACGGCGTGCGCCTGGCGTTCCCGGACGCGTCGTGGACGCTCGTGCGGCCGAGCGGGACCGAGCCCTACGTTCGCGTGTACGCCGAGAGCGACGACGTGGACGACCTCGTGGAGTCGGTCGTTGCTGTCGTCGAGGACGCGGTCGCTGCGGCCTGA
- a CDS encoding BMP family lipoprotein codes for MSNFDRREFIKATAGIGTVGLAGMAGCTGGPSGGDETETTTEESTGTTEDSEGTTTAESDVTNVGMVYATGGLGDGSFNDQAQSGIEQAAEDFNVDFNESQPDSVSQFSDYQQQYAGSTDPNYDLVSCIGFLQADSLSETAANYPDQDFQIVDETVDADNVGSYVFREHEGSYLVGVLAGHLTTMSFSAGAGSTQSDSTNVGFVGGRESDLIQKFEAGFEAGVKATNDDIDVQTSYVGSFNDTTAGQEAALSMYNSGSDIIFHAAGNTGTGVLQAAQDEGRFAIGVDRDQSVTKDSYADVILASMVKRVDTAVYNAVEATINGNFETGTTTTLGLQDDGVACVYGQQLESEIPGDVKTAVSDARQSIIDGETSVPQDPSNVN; via the coding sequence ATGTCCAACTTCGACAGGCGGGAGTTCATCAAGGCCACAGCCGGCATCGGCACGGTCGGGCTCGCGGGGATGGCGGGCTGTACGGGCGGTCCTTCCGGCGGCGACGAGACGGAGACGACTACCGAGGAGTCCACGGGTACGACCGAGGACTCCGAGGGGACTACCACCGCGGAGTCGGACGTCACCAACGTCGGGATGGTGTACGCAACCGGCGGGCTCGGCGACGGGTCGTTCAACGACCAGGCTCAGTCCGGCATCGAGCAGGCCGCCGAGGACTTCAACGTCGACTTCAACGAGTCCCAGCCGGATTCGGTCTCCCAATTCAGCGACTACCAGCAGCAGTACGCCGGTTCGACGGACCCCAACTACGACCTCGTCTCCTGTATCGGGTTCCTCCAGGCTGACTCCCTCTCGGAGACGGCCGCGAACTACCCCGACCAGGACTTCCAGATCGTCGACGAGACCGTGGACGCCGACAACGTCGGCAGCTACGTGTTCCGCGAGCACGAGGGCTCGTACCTCGTCGGCGTGCTCGCCGGCCACCTGACCACGATGAGCTTCAGCGCGGGCGCGGGCTCGACGCAGTCGGACTCCACGAACGTCGGCTTCGTCGGCGGCCGCGAGAGCGACCTCATCCAGAAGTTCGAAGCCGGATTCGAGGCCGGTGTGAAGGCGACCAACGACGACATCGACGTCCAGACGTCGTACGTCGGGAGCTTCAACGACACCACCGCCGGCCAAGAGGCCGCACTCTCGATGTACAACTCCGGCAGTGACATCATCTTCCACGCCGCCGGAAACACGGGAACGGGCGTCCTCCAGGCCGCACAGGACGAGGGCCGCTTCGCCATCGGCGTCGACCGCGACCAGTCGGTCACGAAGGACAGCTACGCCGACGTCATCCTCGCGAGCATGGTCAAGCGCGTCGACACTGCGGTGTACAACGCCGTCGAAGCGACGATCAACGGCAACTTCGAAACCGGCACGACGACGACGCTCGGCCTCCAGGACGACGGCGTCGCCTGTGTCTACGGCCAGCAGCTCGAATCCGAGATTCCCGGCGACGTCAAGACGGCGGTCAGCGACGCCCGCCAGAGCATCATCGACGGCGAGACCTCCGTCCCCCAGGACCCCTCCAACGTCAACTGA
- a CDS encoding ABC transporter ATP-binding protein: MTQTDTAVRLEDITKRFPGVVANDNVDLPVERGSVHALLGENGAGKTTLMNVLYGLYQPDSGRIVVDGEARDFDSPRDAIDAGIGMIHQHFMLVDTMTVAENIALGNEPRKWGGLAVDREAARRDVVELSERYGFDVDPDKTIADVSVGVQQRVEILKALYRGADVLILDEPTAVLTPQEVEDLFDVLDELTDQGKTVIFITHKLGEAMHAADDVTVLRDGKNVGTVDADETTREELAELMVGREVVLDVESTPPSVGETVLDVDALSVLDDREVPAVTDVSFVVREGEVFGIAGVDGNGQAELVEAVTGLRDPEAGAVEFDGRDVTDAPRRDRIDSGMAYIPEDRQERGLVMDFDLVENGILGSQHGAPFASGGTIDWDASRTHAEDIVEEYDVRPPNADTEAVALSGGNQQKFIVGREFERDPRLVVATHPTRGVDIGSQEFIHDRLLELRDEGRGVLLVSSKLDEVQGLSDRLAVMHDGDVMAVVDPDDIDEEELGLLMAGEYPEGYEPRSERDAEGVAQ; the protein is encoded by the coding sequence ATGACGCAAACGGATACGGCCGTCCGACTCGAAGACATCACGAAACGATTCCCGGGCGTCGTCGCGAACGACAACGTCGACTTGCCCGTCGAGCGCGGCTCCGTGCACGCGCTGCTCGGCGAGAACGGCGCTGGGAAGACAACCCTGATGAACGTCCTCTACGGTCTCTACCAGCCGGACTCGGGCCGTATCGTCGTCGACGGCGAGGCACGCGACTTCGACTCCCCGCGGGACGCCATCGACGCCGGCATCGGGATGATTCACCAGCACTTCATGCTCGTGGACACGATGACGGTGGCGGAGAACATCGCGCTCGGCAACGAGCCCCGGAAGTGGGGCGGGCTCGCGGTCGACCGCGAGGCGGCGCGCCGCGACGTCGTCGAGCTCAGCGAGCGCTACGGGTTCGACGTCGACCCCGACAAGACCATCGCCGACGTCAGCGTCGGCGTCCAGCAGCGCGTCGAGATTCTGAAGGCGCTGTACCGCGGCGCGGACGTGCTCATCCTCGACGAGCCGACCGCCGTGCTCACGCCCCAGGAGGTCGAGGACCTCTTCGACGTCCTCGACGAGCTCACCGACCAGGGGAAGACGGTCATCTTCATCACGCACAAGCTCGGCGAGGCGATGCACGCCGCCGACGATGTCACCGTCCTCCGGGACGGGAAGAACGTCGGCACCGTCGACGCCGACGAGACCACCCGCGAGGAACTCGCAGAGCTGATGGTCGGCCGCGAGGTCGTCCTCGACGTCGAATCGACGCCGCCGTCCGTCGGCGAGACCGTCCTCGACGTGGACGCGCTCTCCGTGCTCGACGACCGCGAGGTGCCCGCCGTCACGGACGTCTCGTTCGTCGTCCGCGAGGGCGAAGTGTTCGGCATCGCCGGCGTGGATGGCAACGGGCAGGCCGAACTCGTGGAAGCAGTCACGGGCCTGCGCGACCCCGAAGCCGGGGCTGTCGAGTTCGACGGCCGCGACGTTACTGATGCCCCCCGCCGCGACCGCATCGACAGCGGCATGGCGTACATCCCCGAGGACCGTCAGGAGCGCGGGCTCGTGATGGACTTCGACCTCGTGGAGAACGGCATCCTCGGCAGCCAGCACGGCGCGCCGTTCGCGTCCGGCGGCACCATCGACTGGGACGCCTCCCGGACGCACGCCGAGGACATCGTCGAGGAGTACGACGTGCGGCCGCCGAACGCTGACACGGAAGCCGTCGCGCTCTCCGGCGGTAACCAGCAGAAATTCATCGTCGGCCGCGAGTTCGAGCGGGACCCGCGCCTCGTCGTCGCCACGCACCCGACGCGCGGCGTCGACATCGGCTCACAGGAGTTCATCCACGACCGCCTGCTCGAACTCCGCGACGAGGGCCGGGGCGTCCTGCTGGTCTCCTCGAAGCTCGACGAAGTGCAGGGGCTCTCGGACCGCCTCGCCGTCATGCACGACGGCGACGTGATGGCGGTCGTCGACCCCGACGACATCGACGAGGAAGAACTCGGCCTGCTGATGGCCGGCGAGTACCCCGAGGGGTACGAGCCACGCAGCGAGCGCGACGCTGAGGGGGTGGCGCAGTGA
- a CDS encoding ABC transporter permease: protein MSFSERAHNLLGRLVRASAFERFLISTSALLLSVFIGALIILGAGRMTDCASAAYTIAVPGKFVTTTLPGLVPGVVKSVLPGGLWPSQAVFAMGFCYDPFAVYDLLFLGALGDVLSNPLNSQFATTIAETTILMFTGVAVAVAFRADIFNIGVQGQLVVGALTTGVVLTYVAPPLAGLGVLATIVLLPLGLLLGGVAGGAYAAVPGALKAYADANEVITTIMLNFVATSIALFLVSREKYFKDPESFANQTVNLPDVALFPSWLFRARDDVSLLAFAFAVAVLVGIWYLLQHTPFGYDLRTSGLQPDAAEYGGVDADRTIVSSMTLSGALAGIGGAVYVLMVLGNFQTGVPDYGFDGITVSILAGNNPLGVGLAAFLFGVLKSGSIVVQVGSDVPPTLVGVLRGLIILFVAMPEFFRMMGQKFGSFGQPGEPVATDGDTGGGSDE from the coding sequence GTGAGTTTCTCCGAGCGCGCCCACAACCTGCTCGGGCGGCTCGTCCGCGCCTCCGCGTTCGAGCGCTTCCTCATCAGCACGTCCGCACTCCTGCTGTCGGTGTTCATCGGCGCGCTCATCATCCTCGGTGCCGGCCGGATGACCGACTGCGCCAGCGCCGCCTACACCATCGCTGTCCCCGGGAAGTTCGTCACGACCACGCTCCCGGGACTCGTACCCGGCGTCGTCAAGAGCGTCCTCCCCGGTGGCCTGTGGCCGTCGCAGGCCGTCTTCGCGATGGGGTTCTGTTACGACCCGTTCGCGGTGTACGACCTGCTGTTCCTCGGCGCGCTCGGGGACGTCCTCAGCAACCCGCTGAACAGCCAGTTCGCCACCACCATCGCCGAGACCACGATTCTGATGTTCACGGGCGTCGCCGTCGCGGTGGCGTTCCGCGCGGACATCTTCAACATCGGTGTGCAGGGCCAGCTCGTCGTCGGCGCGCTCACCACGGGCGTCGTGCTCACGTACGTCGCGCCGCCGTTGGCCGGCCTCGGCGTGCTCGCGACTATCGTGTTGCTCCCGCTGGGCCTCCTGCTCGGCGGCGTCGCGGGCGGCGCGTACGCGGCGGTCCCGGGTGCGCTGAAAGCGTACGCGGACGCCAACGAGGTCATCACCACTATCATGCTGAACTTCGTCGCGACGTCTATCGCGCTGTTCCTCGTCTCCCGCGAGAAGTACTTCAAGGACCCCGAGAGCTTCGCCAACCAGACGGTGAACCTCCCGGACGTCGCGCTGTTCCCGTCGTGGCTGTTCCGCGCCCGGGACGACGTCTCCCTGCTCGCGTTCGCGTTCGCGGTCGCCGTGCTCGTCGGCATCTGGTACCTGCTCCAGCACACGCCGTTCGGCTACGACCTCCGCACCAGCGGCCTCCAGCCGGACGCCGCCGAGTACGGGGGCGTCGACGCCGACCGCACCATCGTCTCCAGCATGACGCTGTCGGGCGCGCTCGCCGGCATCGGCGGCGCCGTCTACGTGCTGATGGTGCTGGGGAACTTCCAGACCGGCGTCCCGGACTACGGCTTCGACGGCATCACCGTCTCCATCCTCGCCGGAAACAACCCGCTCGGCGTCGGCCTCGCGGCGTTCCTCTTCGGCGTGCTCAAGAGCGGGTCCATCGTCGTGCAGGTCGGCTCGGACGTTCCGCCGACGCTGGTCGGCGTGCTCCGCGGACTCATCATCCTGTTCGTCGCGATGCCGGAGTTCTTCCGGATGATGGGCCAGAAATTCGGCTCGTTCGGCCAGCCCGGCGAGCCGGTTGCTACCGACGGCGATACCGGAGGTGGGAGCGATGAGTGA
- a CDS encoding ABC transporter permease, whose protein sequence is MSDDHWIVETARSAVLDAYDRLFVGRSPLQQAVIGIVLLAAVGLVAAGVLAPQSDAGRLFAVLTADSTLAATLRLSVPIAFAALGGIFAEKSGVINIGLEGLLIIAAFVGIWATDVTGSVWYGLVGGVLASTLLAGLFAIVCIEFRADQIIAGLAVWLIALGLAPFLSSVIYGSKNSTSVDTFPTLTDMGIPFVSELVTWELGFVVDLPVGGVLDLQSSLVGLPFFGALFDASPPVYLMLLAVALSWYTLHRTAFGRWVEASGENPKALDTAGVNVHRVRYAAVLLSGVLAGVGGAALALGVGQFTGNGPTMVNGKGFIAIVAYLFGNYNPVGALASTMLFAGLDATQLTLQARDVFQVPTELVRTIPYVTVIVVLALFGRTRIPSAGGEHYESGEDE, encoded by the coding sequence ATGAGTGACGACCACTGGATCGTCGAGACCGCTCGCAGCGCCGTCCTCGATGCCTACGACCGACTGTTCGTCGGGCGGAGCCCCCTCCAGCAGGCGGTCATCGGTATTGTGCTGCTGGCCGCCGTCGGCCTCGTCGCCGCCGGCGTCCTCGCGCCGCAGTCGGACGCCGGCCGCCTGTTCGCCGTGCTCACGGCCGACTCCACGCTCGCCGCGACGCTGCGGCTCTCGGTCCCCATCGCGTTCGCCGCGCTCGGCGGCATCTTCGCCGAGAAGAGCGGCGTCATCAACATCGGCCTCGAAGGCCTGCTCATCATCGCCGCGTTCGTCGGCATCTGGGCGACCGACGTGACCGGCAGCGTCTGGTACGGGCTGGTCGGCGGCGTCCTCGCGAGCACGCTGCTGGCGGGGCTGTTCGCCATCGTCTGCATCGAGTTCCGGGCCGACCAGATTATCGCCGGCCTCGCGGTCTGGCTCATCGCGCTCGGCCTCGCGCCGTTCCTCTCGTCGGTCATCTACGGCTCGAAGAACTCCACCAGCGTCGACACGTTCCCGACGCTGACGGACATGGGGATTCCGTTCGTCTCCGAGCTCGTCACGTGGGAACTCGGGTTCGTCGTCGACCTGCCGGTCGGCGGCGTCCTCGACCTCCAGTCGTCGCTAGTCGGCCTGCCGTTCTTCGGCGCGCTGTTCGACGCCAGCCCGCCCGTCTACCTGATGCTGCTGGCGGTCGCGCTGTCGTGGTACACGCTCCACCGCACCGCGTTCGGGCGCTGGGTCGAAGCCAGCGGCGAGAACCCGAAGGCGCTGGACACCGCGGGCGTGAACGTCCACCGCGTCCGGTACGCCGCCGTCCTGCTGTCGGGCGTGCTCGCGGGCGTCGGCGGCGCTGCGCTCGCGCTCGGCGTCGGCCAGTTCACGGGCAACGGCCCGACGATGGTCAACGGCAAGGGGTTCATCGCCATCGTGGCGTACCTCTTCGGGAACTACAACCCCGTGGGGGCGCTGGCTTCCACGATGCTGTTCGCGGGCCTCGACGCCACCCAGCTCACGCTGCAAGCCCGCGACGTCTTTCAGGTGCCCACGGAGCTCGTGCGCACCATCCCGTACGTCACCGTCATCGTCGTGCTCGCGCTGTTCGGCCGCACGCGCATCCCGTCGGCGGGCGGCGAGCACTACGAATCCGGCGAGGACGAGTAG
- the cdd gene encoding cytidine deaminase — translation MDDDELLAAARDALAEAYVPYSEYPVGAAIETADGEVYVGTNVENANFSNSLHAEEVAVGSAVRDGHREFAKVVVTSEARDAVTPCGMCRQTLAEFCDDDVPVLCDTGDGFERYTIGELIPDTITPEMLGH, via the coding sequence ATGGACGACGACGAACTTCTCGCTGCCGCTCGCGACGCCCTGGCGGAAGCCTACGTGCCGTACTCCGAGTACCCGGTCGGCGCGGCAATCGAGACCGCCGACGGCGAGGTGTACGTCGGGACGAACGTCGAGAACGCGAACTTCTCGAACAGCCTCCACGCCGAGGAGGTCGCCGTCGGGTCGGCGGTCCGCGACGGCCACCGCGAGTTTGCGAAGGTCGTCGTCACCTCCGAAGCCCGGGACGCCGTCACGCCGTGTGGGATGTGCCGGCAGACGCTCGCGGAGTTCTGCGACGACGACGTACCCGTGCTCTGTGACACCGGCGACGGCTTCGAGCGCTACACCATCGGCGAACTCATCCCGGACACCATCACGCCAGAGATGCTCGGGCACTGA
- a CDS encoding nucleoside phosphorylase produces the protein MPGDSEDPNDEVQYHVELSPGDVADAVLLPGNPERLDKITPLWDDHDEVAHHREYRTATGSYDGTPISVTSTGIGSPSAAIAVEELARIGVDTFIRVGSCGALQAEMEPGDLVITRGAVRQEGTSDEYVREDYPAVADTEVVSALVAAAERLGHDYHVGLTMSSDSFYAGQGRPGFEGFEAAGSDDLIQELKDANVANVEMEASAILTLANVYGLRAGAVCSVFANRETGEFLTEGESNAAETASLAVHLLAKMDQKKAEAGVDQWHAGMSLE, from the coding sequence ATGCCCGGCGACAGCGAGGACCCTAACGACGAGGTCCAGTATCACGTCGAACTCTCCCCGGGGGACGTCGCGGACGCGGTGTTGCTCCCCGGCAACCCCGAGCGCCTCGACAAAATCACGCCGCTGTGGGACGATCACGACGAGGTCGCCCACCACCGCGAGTACCGCACCGCCACCGGCAGCTACGACGGCACGCCCATCTCCGTGACTTCCACCGGCATCGGGTCGCCGTCGGCCGCCATCGCCGTCGAAGAACTCGCGCGCATCGGCGTGGACACGTTCATCCGCGTCGGCTCCTGTGGCGCGCTCCAGGCGGAGATGGAGCCCGGCGACCTCGTCATCACGCGCGGCGCGGTCCGCCAGGAGGGGACCAGCGACGAGTACGTCCGCGAGGACTACCCCGCGGTCGCGGACACCGAGGTCGTCTCCGCGCTCGTCGCCGCCGCCGAACGCCTCGGTCACGACTACCACGTCGGCCTCACGATGAGTTCGGACTCCTTCTACGCGGGCCAGGGCCGGCCCGGCTTCGAGGGGTTCGAGGCCGCCGGCAGCGACGACCTCATCCAAGAACTCAAGGACGCCAACGTCGCAAACGTCGAGATGGAGGCGTCGGCCATCCTCACGCTCGCGAACGTCTACGGCCTCCGCGCGGGCGCCGTCTGCTCGGTGTTCGCCAACCGCGAGACCGGCGAATTCCTCACCGAGGGCGAGTCCAACGCCGCCGAGACGGCGAGCCTCGCGGTCCACCTACTCGCGAAGATGGACCAGAAGAAAGCAGAAGCCGGCGTCGACCAGTGGCACGCCGGCATGAGCCTGGAGTAA